The Psychrobacter sp. LV10R520-6 genome includes a region encoding these proteins:
- a CDS encoding 50S ribosomal protein L25/general stress protein Ctc has translation MSTNHFELYTVNRSADQQGKGASRRLRKQNLVPAIIYGGNAEPKAISIKLNELVKALEFEAFFSHILTITVDGEAHQVVIKDLQRHPAKGFPMHADFQRIVKGQKISMNVPMHFVGREEAPGTEKGGVLSTLVSDIEISCIPSLLPEYLQLDVSTMEIGDLFRLSDIDLPEGVVINELELEDGHDRTIVNMRPPTVEEVDEDAETDADEVPATEQSDKATADDADQDGE, from the coding sequence ATGAGCACTAATCATTTTGAACTATATACGGTTAATCGTTCTGCAGACCAGCAAGGTAAAGGTGCGAGCCGCCGCCTACGCAAGCAGAATCTTGTTCCTGCTATTATTTATGGTGGTAACGCAGAACCGAAAGCTATCTCTATCAAACTTAACGAATTGGTAAAAGCGCTTGAATTCGAAGCCTTCTTCTCGCACATTTTGACCATTACGGTTGATGGCGAAGCACATCAAGTCGTTATCAAAGACCTACAGCGCCATCCTGCTAAAGGCTTTCCAATGCATGCTGACTTTCAGCGCATTGTAAAAGGTCAAAAAATCAGCATGAATGTTCCTATGCATTTTGTGGGTAGAGAAGAGGCACCAGGTACTGAAAAAGGCGGCGTACTATCTACGCTGGTATCAGATATCGAAATCTCTTGCATACCCTCATTATTACCTGAGTACTTACAATTAGATGTATCTACTATGGAAATTGGTGATCTATTCCGTCTATCAGATATCGATTTACCTGAAGGCGTCGTTATTAATGAGCTTGAGCTAGAAGACGGTCATGATCGTACTATTGTTAACATGCGGCCACCAACGGTTGAAGAAGTTGACGAAGACGCTGAAACTGACGCTGACGAAGTTCCTGCTACTGAGCAAAGCGACAAAGCTACTGCTGATGACGCAGACCAAGACGGCGAATAA
- the lolB gene encoding lipoprotein insertase outer membrane protein LolB, with product MSSLQTTRHKSAKLATFTALTAALAITSGCQSLQGANATTKSAPIVQPQKLANFNITGKIGVTMPNNAANTGTQGGSAFYAWGQQNDRLAIELIGALGIGKTNIEYDGRTATLVSEKTGTLTADNPETLLQKATGWQAPISQMPYWISGRPAPSDITPQTDAQGRLISSVNGPWTASFTYKGNDKLPNKISALQQQGHKVVMTIDHQNK from the coding sequence ATGTCGTCTCTACAAACAACCCGTCATAAATCCGCTAAGTTAGCTACATTTACTGCCCTAACAGCAGCGCTGGCAATCACCTCAGGCTGTCAGTCTTTACAAGGCGCGAATGCCACTACTAAATCCGCTCCTATCGTACAACCACAAAAATTAGCTAATTTTAACATCACCGGTAAAATCGGCGTGACTATGCCTAATAACGCAGCGAATACAGGTACCCAAGGTGGCAGTGCCTTTTATGCATGGGGTCAGCAAAATGACCGCCTCGCTATTGAGCTGATTGGCGCGTTAGGGATTGGCAAGACCAATATCGAGTATGACGGTCGGACGGCCACTTTAGTGAGCGAAAAGACCGGCACCTTGACGGCAGACAATCCTGAAACCTTGCTACAAAAAGCCACTGGCTGGCAAGCGCCGATCTCGCAAATGCCCTATTGGATTTCTGGGCGTCCCGCACCTTCAGACATCACACCGCAAACTGATGCTCAAGGTCGACTTATCAGCTCAGTCAACGGCCCCTGGACAGCAAGCTTTACTTATAAAGGCAACGATAAGCTGCCGAATAAGATTAGCGCTTTACAGCAGCAAGGTCATAAAGTCGTTATGACTATCGACCACCAAAATAAATAA
- a CDS encoding calcium/sodium antiporter, with product MWLAVIAVVIGLVILVWSADVFIDGAVALANKLNVPSFLIGVVILGLGTSAPEMVVSVLAALEGSPELALGNAYGSNIINIALVLGATVLISPIIIRKSIIKRDMPLLLLVTAVAAWQLSDGVLSNTDGIMLIVLLVMVLGLQIVLSLREGNHEHEDDTIEEIVDSEHSMARGLGSLFLGLSVLILSSRAIVWGAVELATFWGLSELIIGLTIVAIGTSLPELVASISAARKGEHDMALGNIIGSNIFNTLAVVGLAALIAPIAPNAIILSRDVLAMGILTLLLFAMCIFSYKTKRKFGRASGVTLVLFFVGYSFLLIRTVSM from the coding sequence ATGTGGTTGGCAGTTATTGCAGTAGTAATAGGTCTTGTAATTTTGGTCTGGAGCGCTGATGTCTTCATTGATGGTGCAGTAGCTTTAGCAAATAAGCTAAACGTTCCAAGTTTTTTGATTGGGGTAGTCATTTTAGGGCTAGGTACATCAGCACCTGAGATGGTGGTGTCCGTATTAGCAGCACTAGAAGGTAGCCCAGAGCTGGCATTGGGTAATGCTTATGGTTCCAACATTATCAATATTGCCTTAGTATTGGGGGCAACCGTGTTGATAAGTCCAATCATCATTCGCAAAAGTATCATTAAGCGTGATATGCCTTTACTATTGTTAGTAACGGCAGTGGCAGCATGGCAGCTAAGCGACGGGGTATTGAGCAATACTGACGGTATTATGCTCATAGTATTGCTAGTAATGGTCTTAGGTCTTCAAATTGTGCTAAGCCTACGTGAGGGCAATCATGAGCATGAAGATGATACTATAGAAGAAATTGTAGATTCTGAACACAGCATGGCGCGTGGCCTAGGTAGCTTGTTTCTTGGGCTATCAGTGCTGATATTGAGCTCGCGAGCTATCGTTTGGGGCGCGGTCGAGTTGGCTACATTTTGGGGTTTAAGTGAGCTGATTATTGGTTTAACTATTGTTGCCATCGGTACCTCATTACCTGAATTGGTAGCCAGTATATCAGCCGCGCGCAAAGGCGAGCATGATATGGCTTTGGGCAATATTATCGGATCTAATATTTTCAATACCTTAGCAGTAGTAGGACTGGCAGCACTTATCGCGCCTATTGCCCCTAACGCCATCATCTTATCGCGCGATGTATTGGCTATGGGAATTTTGACTCTGTTATTGTTTGCAATGTGTATATTTTCCTACAAAACTAAGCGTAAATTCGGTCGTGCCTCTGGTGTCACCTTAGTACTGTTCTTTGTCGGTTATTCCTTTTTACTTATCCGAACGGTTAGTATGTAA
- the ispE gene encoding 4-(cytidine 5'-diphospho)-2-C-methyl-D-erythritol kinase: MIKNMAISHAPVTRLSPAKINLFLHITGRRADGYHNLQTVFRLLDWGDYLHFLPADLLSLSTTDINIDKDVDTDFNASVTHLSEDSNLPERNVPDLSTAAYQQAAALSNKLPNKLPNKLCNQLVSLTGAETITDSLADNLIIKAARALLAYALQLGRLPIQLPHVSITLDKHLPMGAGLGGGSSNAAITLLVLNELWQLEFTNKQLCDIGATLGADVPIFIFGQDAIAMGIGEQLTPIELPNQQYLLLTPNAHVNTAQLFAHPKLRRDIKTLTATTISEQSACYIQALNAPYHNVFTPVVESLAPAVSRALQYLRELEPQALGIARMTGSGSAVFLPLDPGVTDDIQMLTSWIAGAPCPAYLVNNLRG, translated from the coding sequence ATGATTAAAAACATGGCTATCTCTCACGCCCCAGTTACACGACTATCGCCTGCGAAGATCAATCTGTTTTTGCATATTACAGGCAGGCGCGCCGATGGTTATCATAACTTGCAAACCGTTTTTCGCCTGCTTGACTGGGGTGATTATCTACACTTTTTGCCAGCGGATTTGCTGTCATTATCGACGACTGACATTAATATTGATAAAGACGTTGATACCGACTTTAATGCCAGCGTGACGCATCTATCAGAAGACTCCAATTTACCCGAACGAAATGTACCTGACCTAAGCACTGCTGCCTATCAGCAAGCAGCCGCACTGTCGAATAAGCTGCCAAATAAGCTGCCAAATAAGCTATGCAATCAACTGGTGTCACTCACTGGTGCTGAGACCATTACTGATAGCTTAGCGGATAACTTAATTATAAAGGCAGCACGCGCATTATTAGCTTACGCCCTACAATTGGGGCGACTACCCATTCAGCTACCGCACGTCAGCATCACCTTAGATAAACACCTGCCGATGGGCGCAGGACTAGGCGGTGGTTCCTCTAATGCGGCCATTACTTTACTAGTGCTTAATGAGCTTTGGCAACTAGAATTTACTAACAAGCAACTGTGTGATATTGGAGCAACGCTGGGTGCTGATGTGCCGATATTTATCTTTGGACAAGATGCCATTGCAATGGGCATTGGTGAGCAGCTCACGCCGATAGAATTGCCCAATCAGCAGTATTTATTACTGACCCCAAACGCTCATGTCAATACCGCGCAGCTATTCGCCCATCCCAAGCTGCGCCGAGATATTAAGACGCTTACCGCTACGACTATCAGTGAGCAATCAGCGTGTTATATTCAAGCGCTTAATGCCCCTTATCATAACGTTTTTACCCCAGTGGTCGAGAGTCTGGCGCCAGCAGTGAGCCGAGCATTACAGTATTTACGAGAATTAGAGCCGCAAGCGTTAGGAATCGCACGGATGACCGGCTCAGGTAGCGCGGTATTTTTGCCATTAGATCCTGGAGTTACTGACGATATTCAAATGTTAACAAGCTGGATAGCTGGTGCACCTTGCCCCGCTTATTTGGTAAATAATTTACGAGGGTAA
- a CDS encoding YggT family protein: MNNMLLQIFDLVTTFAMLLVFIRFMLQFADMDASDPMISPAYKATHIVDVFGRIFPTVAQGRISIAAIVLMLLIRLIDISGKAALTHKGIAPVPLFFTGSVSLVLDFLRMCRYLVIGSIIVSWIVVFTQSSHPIIGIIMRLAEPILAPFRRITPNLGMLDLSPMVAFFAFYLLEIMIGALASNFMPMLG; this comes from the coding sequence ATGAACAATATGTTATTGCAAATTTTCGATTTGGTCACCACCTTCGCTATGCTGTTGGTGTTTATACGCTTTATGCTACAGTTTGCAGACATGGACGCCAGCGATCCCATGATTAGCCCTGCTTATAAAGCCACCCACATAGTGGATGTGTTCGGGCGTATCTTTCCGACCGTTGCCCAAGGGCGTATCAGCATTGCCGCGATTGTATTAATGCTTTTAATTCGGCTGATTGATATCTCTGGTAAGGCAGCGTTAACTCATAAAGGTATCGCGCCTGTTCCCTTATTTTTCACTGGCTCAGTCAGTTTGGTTCTAGACTTTTTGCGTATGTGTCGCTACTTGGTAATTGGCTCTATTATCGTCAGCTGGATTGTGGTTTTCACCCAATCATCGCATCCCATTATTGGTATTATTATGCGTTTAGCGGAGCCAATCTTAGCCCCGTTCCGCCGTATTACGCCAAACCTTGGCATGCTTGATTTGTCACCTATGGTTGCCTTTTTTGCTTTTTACTTACTAGAAATTATGATCGGTGCGTTGGCCTCAAACTTTATGCCAATGTTAGGTTAA
- a CDS encoding tetratricopeptide repeat protein codes for MIFFGLSFQSQLAHNDQSSLQALLRVVIDRLCQRHKLTLLLAACLCLTTPAEASLLSLPSNDIISNTSVVKRSIATADSEQDSRNNNSSSSTNNSSDRTQIVDRVANVNSLPSATVLQPELTEPSLYSILDAEFAADRGNTRRALAIYKQQSFKEDATAVFERGLSLSLRSENIGSSLQFAKTWQDQNPDHVPAWFYVAHLALRAHDYTLASETLNRILRYDPRADLSEILIGIYPNTDNDKRELLAALQPLDSEQNASLSVLKAGLLYQFNEPQLALIHINRALARQPDYVPFITLKSDILRKIEPDATVINYVNQSRLRNPDSKSLYLYEIRYLLDLKQSQKAWQLLLDAHNRFTDDAEITLLAALVSLDVEEYHSADQLLNMLAKNSAYLDQAYYYLGISAERQQRFEQAKYYLNGVMQEDLVLAARKKVVAFELLNNNVDAAIATLQKLRQQFEVFAPETYVLEADILWQQEETDEALQLLTRASRKYPDDEALLFARAQLLDDRNDYVIKRTLLNHLQALAPSNLSYQLSYAQLLLSNDGSSEQGLALATAIIQIRYDDPRYDNDLHLQALNVLASNALANDNYAQVINYLQTPYDVFPSLRSGVLLLRAYQGLGNNDKVDALLADLQQRFSFGQHNINDHTQLY; via the coding sequence ATGATTTTTTTTGGGTTATCGTTTCAATCACAACTTGCGCATAACGACCAATCTAGCCTTCAAGCTTTATTGCGTGTCGTCATTGATCGATTGTGTCAGCGCCATAAGCTAACCTTACTGTTGGCCGCTTGCCTGTGCTTAACTACCCCTGCCGAAGCAAGCCTCCTTAGTTTACCATCGAATGACATCATATCTAATACTTCCGTAGTGAAGCGTTCAATAGCTACTGCCGATAGTGAGCAAGATAGTAGGAATAATAATAGCAGTAGTAGTACTAACAATAGTAGTGATAGAACGCAGATAGTAGACAGGGTGGCTAACGTTAATAGCTTACCATCGGCAACCGTGTTGCAGCCAGAGCTTACCGAGCCCAGTCTATATAGTATTTTGGATGCCGAGTTTGCAGCGGATCGCGGTAATACCCGCCGCGCCCTAGCCATTTATAAACAGCAGTCCTTTAAAGAAGACGCCACAGCGGTTTTTGAGCGAGGGCTCAGCTTATCTTTGCGTAGCGAGAATATTGGCTCTTCGCTCCAGTTTGCCAAAACCTGGCAAGACCAAAACCCCGATCACGTACCCGCTTGGTTTTATGTGGCCCATTTAGCCCTAAGAGCGCACGACTATACGTTAGCTAGTGAGACCTTAAACCGTATTTTACGCTACGATCCCCGTGCAGATTTGAGCGAAATTCTTATCGGCATCTATCCCAATACTGACAATGACAAACGCGAACTGCTTGCCGCTTTACAACCCCTTGATAGTGAGCAAAATGCCTCATTGTCAGTATTAAAAGCAGGGTTGCTCTACCAGTTTAATGAACCACAGTTGGCGCTTATTCATATTAATCGTGCTTTAGCGCGCCAGCCTGATTATGTACCGTTTATCACCCTAAAATCTGACATTTTACGCAAAATAGAACCAGACGCAACGGTGATTAATTATGTCAACCAATCAAGGCTGCGTAATCCTGACAGCAAAAGCCTATACCTGTACGAGATACGCTACCTGCTTGATTTGAAGCAAAGTCAAAAAGCGTGGCAGCTGTTACTTGATGCACATAATCGCTTTACTGATGATGCTGAGATTACTTTATTAGCAGCGCTGGTCAGCCTGGATGTTGAAGAATATCATAGCGCTGATCAACTGCTTAATATGTTAGCAAAAAATTCAGCTTACCTTGACCAAGCCTATTATTATCTTGGCATCAGTGCTGAGCGTCAGCAGCGCTTTGAGCAGGCCAAATACTACTTAAACGGCGTCATGCAAGAGGACTTAGTGCTGGCGGCGCGTAAAAAAGTTGTTGCCTTTGAGCTACTTAATAATAACGTCGATGCCGCAATCGCCACCCTACAAAAACTGCGCCAACAATTTGAAGTATTTGCCCCTGAAACTTATGTTTTAGAAGCTGATATCTTATGGCAGCAAGAGGAGACCGATGAGGCGCTACAATTATTAACTCGCGCCAGCCGTAAATATCCTGACGATGAAGCTTTACTTTTTGCCCGCGCCCAACTGCTTGACGATCGTAATGACTATGTAATCAAGCGTACCTTACTCAATCATTTACAAGCGTTAGCGCCCAGCAACTTATCCTATCAGCTCAGCTACGCGCAACTGCTGCTCTCGAATGATGGCAGCTCTGAGCAAGGTTTAGCGCTGGCAACCGCTATCATTCAGATTCGCTACGACGACCCGCGTTACGACAATGACTTGCATCTGCAAGCGTTAAATGTGCTTGCTAGTAATGCTTTAGCCAATGACAATTACGCTCAAGTTATTAACTATTTGCAAACGCCTTACGATGTGTTTCCCAGCTTGCGCTCGGGTGTGTTGTTATTGCGTGCTTATCAAGGCTTAGGGAATAATGATAAGGTCGACGCCTTGTTAGCGGATCTTCAGCAGCGCTTCTCATTCGGGCAGCACAATATCAATGACCACACACAACTTTATTAA
- the panD gene encoding aspartate 1-decarboxylase — protein MLLNMLKCKLHRARVTHAELHYEGSCGIDGDLLDLAGLRENESIDIYNVTNGKRFRTYAIRAEAGSGIISLNGAAAHMADLGDIVIICAYAHFDEVEADTYQPKLVYCNEDNTVKDTANIIPVQVA, from the coding sequence ATGCTACTTAATATGCTTAAATGCAAATTGCACCGTGCCCGCGTCACGCATGCTGAGCTCCATTATGAAGGCTCGTGCGGCATCGACGGCGATTTATTAGACCTCGCTGGTCTGCGCGAAAACGAGTCCATCGACATCTATAATGTCACCAATGGCAAACGCTTTCGTACCTACGCTATCCGTGCTGAAGCCGGCTCTGGCATCATCTCTTTGAACGGTGCTGCCGCTCATATGGCCGACTTAGGTGACATTGTTATCATTTGTGCCTACGCTCATTTTGATGAAGTTGAAGCAGATACTTACCAGCCAAAGCTGGTCTATTGCAATGAAGACAATACGGTCAAAGACACGGCTAATATTATTCCGGTACAAGTCGCTTAA
- the proC gene encoding pyrroline-5-carboxylate reductase, with product MSVLDNKKITFIGGGNMAQALISGLVSCGVKPELITVADPSEEVRKQSTALKLNTVDPVSDPKAAVINADVIVLAVKPQVMKAVVSAFADVLDDQLVISVAAGLSTDILSSMLGGYRNIVRAMPNTPAMIQMGATGLYGTDDTTEKQKQLATAVMEASGLVMWVDDEEHMHAVTAVSGSAPAYVFYFIESMIDGAVALGLDKEQASALAMQTVLGAAKMAMGSDDTPAELRRKVTSPNGTTQAAIESMQDNEIGRQIAEAMKACSDRSQALSEEMKD from the coding sequence ATGTCAGTATTAGATAATAAGAAAATTACTTTTATCGGTGGCGGGAACATGGCGCAGGCCCTGATTAGCGGGCTTGTTAGCTGTGGTGTTAAGCCTGAACTAATTACGGTAGCCGATCCTAGCGAGGAGGTGCGTAAGCAGTCAACGGCGCTTAAACTGAATACCGTTGACCCTGTCTCCGATCCAAAAGCAGCGGTTATCAATGCTGACGTTATTGTGCTTGCAGTGAAGCCGCAAGTGATGAAAGCCGTGGTTAGTGCGTTTGCTGATGTCTTGGATGATCAGTTGGTAATTTCAGTAGCAGCAGGCTTATCAACCGATATTTTATCTAGTATGCTTGGCGGTTATCGCAATATCGTACGCGCTATGCCTAACACCCCAGCTATGATTCAAATGGGTGCCACAGGTCTATACGGTACTGATGATACTACTGAGAAACAAAAGCAGTTGGCAACAGCAGTAATGGAAGCTTCAGGTCTGGTCATGTGGGTAGATGATGAAGAGCATATGCATGCGGTGACGGCTGTTTCCGGTTCAGCACCGGCCTATGTCTTTTACTTTATCGAGTCAATGATAGATGGTGCGGTTGCCTTAGGGTTGGACAAAGAACAAGCCTCAGCGCTCGCTATGCAAACAGTCTTAGGCGCAGCAAAAATGGCCATGGGCAGTGATGATACGCCAGCTGAACTACGTCGCAAAGTCACGTCACCGAATGGTACCACTCAAGCGGCGATTGAATCAATGCAAGACAATGAGATCGGTCGCCAAATCGCTGAGGCAATGAAAGCCTGCTCTGACCGTAGCCAAGCACTTAGCGAAGAGATGAAAGATTAA
- a CDS encoding RDD family protein, which produces MSKSMSKGAIKSKNQRKMRPQRTPEVEEPTIAKPMERVVAIVYDGMLILALLFLVGTVLTVIGTLLTMQAGTQSAEAQSLPTWYQNFIMTPSFVLTLVGFYGLFWRRGGQTLGMQTWRLKTVNNAGHLLTWGQSFKRILAACLIPLLCGIIGSLIDGSRAVLLASIFLGWIFNYVFCLFNRRGLAVQDMLSNTITLKMPKVQHEGLWSGFKNRKKNKT; this is translated from the coding sequence ATGTCAAAAAGTATGTCGAAAGGGGCTATTAAGTCTAAAAACCAGCGAAAAATGCGACCACAACGCACGCCAGAAGTGGAAGAACCTACCATTGCCAAACCAATGGAGCGGGTTGTTGCTATTGTTTACGATGGGATGTTGATATTGGCGTTGTTATTCTTGGTAGGGACAGTGCTAACAGTCATTGGCACGCTGCTGACCATGCAAGCTGGAACCCAGTCAGCAGAGGCGCAGTCGTTACCGACTTGGTATCAGAACTTTATCATGACCCCCTCATTTGTGCTGACGCTAGTAGGCTTCTATGGTTTGTTTTGGCGTCGCGGTGGTCAGACGCTAGGGATGCAAACGTGGCGGCTAAAAACGGTCAATAATGCCGGTCATCTGCTGACATGGGGTCAGTCCTTTAAGCGTATATTAGCGGCCTGTTTGATCCCTTTGTTATGCGGAATTATTGGCAGCTTAATTGATGGCTCGCGTGCTGTTTTGTTGGCCAGTATTTTTTTAGGATGGATATTTAATTACGTATTTTGCCTCTTTAACCGTCGCGGTTTGGCAGTGCAAGATATGCTATCGAATACTATTACCTTGAAGATGCCAAAAGTACAGCATGAAGGCTTATGGAGTGGCTTTAAGAACCGTAAGAAAAATAAAACTTAA
- a CDS encoding ribose-phosphate pyrophosphokinase, whose product MPYLAIFTGNAHPELAKTVADHLHIPLGKADITRFSDGEIAIEIKEHVRGKDVFIMQPTCAPTNDNLMEIMMMADALRRSSAGRITAVMPYFGYARQDRRPRSARVPISAKVVADMLNIVSIDRVMTVDLHSDQIQGFFDIPVDNIYATPVLLNDLKKQDYDNIMVVSPDVGGVVRARAMAKQLGDTDLAIIDKRRARANESQVMNIIGDVRDRDCVIVDDMVDTAGTLCKAAQALKDSGARRVLAYITHPVLSGNALKNISESALDEIVVTDTIPLSAAAKACSKIRQISIAPMLAESLRRINNEESISAMFDA is encoded by the coding sequence ATGCCTTATTTGGCGATTTTTACGGGTAATGCCCACCCAGAACTAGCGAAAACCGTAGCCGACCACCTCCACATTCCTCTTGGTAAAGCTGACATCACTCGTTTTTCTGATGGCGAAATCGCTATAGAAATCAAGGAACACGTACGCGGTAAAGACGTGTTTATCATGCAGCCTACCTGTGCGCCAACCAATGACAATTTGATGGAAATCATGATGATGGCTGACGCCTTGCGGCGCTCAAGTGCCGGGCGTATCACTGCTGTGATGCCTTATTTCGGTTATGCCCGTCAAGATCGTCGCCCGCGCTCAGCTCGTGTACCTATCTCTGCCAAAGTCGTTGCTGATATGCTTAATATCGTCAGCATTGATCGGGTCATGACGGTTGATTTGCATTCTGATCAGATTCAAGGCTTCTTTGATATTCCCGTTGATAACATCTATGCGACTCCTGTCCTGCTTAATGATCTCAAAAAACAAGATTATGACAACATTATGGTGGTCTCACCTGACGTTGGCGGTGTGGTGCGTGCGCGCGCAATGGCCAAGCAATTAGGCGATACCGACTTAGCTATTATTGATAAACGCCGGGCGCGTGCCAATGAATCACAAGTAATGAATATTATCGGTGATGTTCGTGACCGCGATTGCGTGATTGTTGATGATATGGTCGATACCGCTGGCACCTTATGTAAAGCCGCACAAGCGTTAAAGGACAGTGGGGCACGCCGCGTGCTGGCCTACATTACTCATCCTGTTTTATCCGGTAATGCGCTCAAAAATATTAGCGAATCAGCACTAGATGAGATTGTTGTTACCGATACTATTCCGTTATCTGCTGCGGCAAAAGCTTGTAGCAAAATTCGGCAAATATCTATCGCCCCAATGCTAGCTGAGAGCTTACGCCGCATTAATAATGAAGAATCTATTAGTGCCATGTTTGATGCCTAG
- the pth gene encoding aminoacyl-tRNA hydrolase, protein MSLKLIVGLGNPGQQYMFTRHNAGFWFVQHLAHQFNIELSPDKKFHGVTGRGQIHGHDVRLLLPLTFMNKSGESVVPMVNFYNIDNDQLLIAHDELDIPAGSIKLKTGGGHGGHNGLRDITPHIGSDFHRLRVGIGHPGHKSKVTGHVLSKASPDEQIAIDSALTATFESLPLLLEGDIERARTQINGFKLPD, encoded by the coding sequence ATGTCCCTAAAGCTTATCGTCGGTCTTGGCAATCCTGGTCAGCAGTATATGTTTACGCGCCATAATGCTGGATTTTGGTTCGTGCAGCATTTAGCGCATCAGTTCAATATCGAGCTGAGCCCTGACAAAAAGTTTCATGGGGTAACCGGACGCGGACAGATTCATGGTCATGATGTGCGACTATTACTGCCTCTGACCTTTATGAATAAATCTGGTGAGTCAGTAGTGCCCATGGTCAATTTTTATAATATTGATAATGACCAATTACTCATTGCTCATGACGAGCTGGATATTCCAGCAGGTAGTATCAAGCTAAAAACAGGTGGCGGACATGGTGGTCACAATGGTCTGCGTGATATCACCCCACATATTGGCAGTGACTTTCACCGTTTACGTGTGGGCATTGGTCATCCAGGTCATAAATCTAAAGTCACTGGTCATGTGCTCTCTAAAGCCTCGCCTGATGAACAAATCGCTATTGATAGTGCGCTTACTGCGACCTTTGAGTCGCTACCACTATTATTAGAGGGTGATATTGAACGCGCACGTACGCAAATTAATGGCTTTAAACTACCGGATTGA
- a CDS encoding hydroxymethylpyrimidine/phosphomethylpyrimidine kinase, translated as MRPVVLCFSGLDPSGGAGLQADIEAIGQAGAHTAVACTAITVQSSQQVFGFEACATALVEAQATTVLDDLPVRVIKSGMLGTTDNIAMLTRLFAKQVIAEGTPFVLDPVLVANSGGSLGDEQTLVAAFRKLLPYATLITPNTHELRALSGEQDLHIGAQKLCEQGAHAVLVKTSHDFDSGDIEQYLYVQGKMVHQSTLPRLNGEFHGSGCSLASFIAGRLALGDALISAVIAADHWITQTLTAADAPHPDDANAQLIPNRFVHF; from the coding sequence ATGCGACCAGTCGTATTGTGCTTTTCAGGATTAGACCCGTCAGGCGGTGCTGGGCTACAAGCAGATATTGAAGCGATCGGACAAGCAGGTGCTCATACCGCAGTTGCTTGTACTGCTATCACCGTGCAAAGCTCGCAGCAGGTGTTTGGCTTTGAAGCGTGTGCGACCGCATTGGTAGAAGCCCAAGCCACGACCGTGCTAGATGATTTACCCGTTCGCGTCATCAAGTCGGGTATGTTAGGTACGACGGATAATATTGCCATGCTAACCCGCTTATTCGCTAAGCAGGTTATCGCTGAAGGCACACCTTTCGTACTTGATCCGGTGTTGGTTGCTAATAGTGGCGGCAGCTTAGGCGATGAGCAAACGCTAGTTGCTGCATTTAGAAAATTATTGCCCTATGCCACTTTAATTACGCCCAATACTCACGAACTCCGCGCATTAAGTGGTGAGCAAGATTTACATATTGGGGCGCAGAAGTTATGTGAACAAGGAGCGCATGCGGTGTTGGTTAAAACCTCGCATGACTTTGATAGCGGTGATATCGAGCAGTATCTGTATGTGCAAGGTAAGATGGTACATCAAAGTACCCTACCACGCTTAAACGGCGAATTTCACGGCTCTGGCTGCTCACTCGCCAGCTTTATCGCTGGACGCTTAGCGCTGGGCGATGCATTGATATCAGCCGTCATCGCAGCGGATCATTGGATTACTCAGACCTTGACTGCGGCTGACGCGCCTCATCCTGATGATGCTAATGCACAGTTAATACCGAATCGTTTTGTACATTTTTAA